From Puntigrus tetrazona isolate hp1 chromosome 8, ASM1883169v1, whole genome shotgun sequence, the proteins below share one genomic window:
- the lipg gene encoding endothelial lipase — translation MVEKSIRLALCLLCFILCHSFSALAAAPDENAQLKDDAEDNFSMDPELLHDRIKYNVRKSFDLDDDGCYLQPGKKESIEECGFNATVKTILIIHGWTMSGMFESWMHKLVAAVQRRESEANVVVVDWLGLAHQLYPDAVNHTRRVGQSIATLLDWLQEEVQLQLEDVHMIGYSLGAHVAGYAGTFVKGIGRITGLDPAGPMFEGAESHKRLSPDDADFVDVLHTYTRGALGVSIGIQEPIGHIDIYPNGGDVQPGCSLGDVLSTAAAGNFVEVMKCEHERAVHLFVDSLMSKDHVSYAFQCTGPDRFKKGICLSCRKNRCNSIGYNAKKMRKRRNSKMYLKTRADTPFGGYHYQMKMHVFDRKNADDADPTFYVKLHGSHNDTTDLSVDIADGVGLNLTNTFLVFTEEDIGDLLKISLRWEGPSDSWTSVLKHLKSSFWSWSGSQNKKVLEVRRIRVKAGETQKKFTFCAEATEISPGQEVTFLKCRDGWEVKPRKRLHY, via the exons ATGATGCCGAGGACAACTTCTCAATGGATCCAGAGCTGCTTCATGACCGAATCAAGTACAACGTGCGAAAGTCTTTCGATCTTGATGACGACGGCTGTTACCTCCAACCTGGGAAAAAGGAAAGCATTGAGGAGTGTGGCTTTAACGCCACAGTCAAGACCATTCTGATCATCCACGGCTGGACG ATGAGTGGGATGTTTGAGAGCTGGATGCACAAGCTGGTGGCTGCTGTTCAGAGGCGGGAGTCGGAGGCTAACGTGGTAGTGGTCGACTGGCTGGGCCTGGCCCACCAGCTTTACCCTGATGCCGTTAACCATACCCGCCGGGTCGGGCAGAGCATTGCAACCCTTTTGGACTGGCTCCAG GAAGAAGTGCAGCTACAACTTGAGGACGTGCATATGATTGGATACAGTCTTGGTGCTCATGTTGCTGGATATGCTGGAACTTTTGTAAAAGGAATTGGACGTATAACAG gtttaGACCCAGCTGGCCCCATGTTTGAGGGGGCAGAGTCCCACAAGAGGCTTTCTCCTGATGACGCAGACTTCGTCGACGtcctgcacacatacacacgggGAGCTTTGGGCGTCAGTATTGGGATCCAGGAACCTATTGGACACATCGATATTTATCCCAATGGGGGAGATGTACAGCCAGGCTGTTCCTTAGGAGATGTGCTGTCCACCGCTGCTGCAGGAA ACTTTGTGGAAGTCATGAAGTGTGAACATGAGCGGGCAGTGCATCTCTTCGTGGACTCCCTCATGAGCAAAGACCACGTGAGCTACGCTTTTCAATGTACCGGCCCTGATCGCTTCAAGAAGGGCATCTGCTTGAGCTGCAGGAAGAACCGCTGCAACAGCATCGGTTACAATGCCAAGAAAATGCGTAAGAGGAGAAACAGCAAAATGTACCTGAAGACTCGCGCAGACACACCTTTTGGTG GTTACCACTATCAGATGAAGATGCATGTGTTCGACAGAAAGAACGCCGATGATGCAGATCCTACTTTCTACGTCAAACTACACGGATCCCATAATGATACCACTGACCTCAGTGTAGACAT TGCCGACGGAGTTGGTCTGAATCTCACGAACACATTTCTCGTCTTCACTGAAGAGGACATCGGTGATCTGCTGAAGATTTCTCTTCGCTGGGAAGGCCCTTCTGATTCCTGGACGTCTGTGTTAAAACACCTTAAGTCGTCGTTCTGGTCATGGTCGggttcacaaaacaaaaaagttctGGAGGTTCGAAGGATCAGAGTCAAAGCAGGAGAAACGCAGAAAAA GTTCACCTTCTGTGCTGAAGCGACAGAGATATCGCCTGGGCAAGAAGTTACATTTCTTAAATGTCGTGATGGCTGGGAAGTGAAACCTAGAAAACG ATTGCACTACTGA